In the genome of Mucilaginibacter defluvii, one region contains:
- a CDS encoding DUF4133 domain-containing protein → MASVYPINKGINKSIEFKGLKAQYIWYFGAGVIGLMILFAAMYIAGLNTFLCLAIILLLGTGMTIKIFSLSNKYGEHGMMKMYARKQVPKVLRSRSRKIFLMKIQE, encoded by the coding sequence ATGGCAAGTGTATATCCCATCAATAAGGGAATTAACAAAAGTATTGAATTCAAAGGTCTGAAAGCGCAGTATATCTGGTATTTCGGCGCAGGTGTGATCGGTTTAATGATCCTGTTTGCAGCAATGTATATCGCTGGCCTAAACACCTTTCTCTGCCTTGCGATCATCCTGTTGCTGGGGACAGGAATGACCATAAAAATTTTCAGCCTAAGTAATAAATATGGCGAGCATGGCATGATGAAAATGTACGCCCGCAAGCAGGTGCCCAAAGTACTGCGCTCAAGAAGCAGGAAGATCTTTCTGATGAAAATTCAGGAATAA
- a CDS encoding TraG family conjugative transposon ATPase, whose translation MEQVLDELLPIMDVEHDCILSKMGDVTIAFKVELPEIFTLSDQEYEAFHQAWVKAIKVLPKYSVLHKQDWFLTTNYKADFKAADNSFLSRSSEQFFNERPYLAHDCYLFLTKKPVNRKTATSLFSSLLKKSIVPEQTLKPQQLQDFIGSAGQFKRIMEDCGFVKLTRLTRNELMSQSRKTGVIEKYCYLSERNDNFLINDIRFDDGLQVGDRHCELYTLGDAADLPALCGSRINYDKYSTDKTKFSIGFASTLGQLLPCNHILNQYVFIEDAQKTIQKLESKRLRLQSLSAYSRENMISRDATNDFLNEAISQQRLPVKAHFNVLVWTDDKEELKGLKNMVSSALAQMDAVAKQETIGAPQIFWAGIPGNASDFPMNDTFDTFAEQATCFFNLETAYRSSISPVGIRLSDRQFGRPVHVDISDEPMDKGICTNRNKFILGPSGSGKSFFTNHMVRSYYEQGTHVVLVDVGHSYKGLCDMVKGYYFTYTEDKPIRFNPFYIGKGDSLDTEKKESIKTLLLALWKKDDEAFRRSEYVALSNAITGYYHFLIRNADVFPCFDSFYEFLRDAYTKVLEDDRVKEKDFDVDNFLYVLRPYYKGGEFDYLLNATENLDLLQERFIVFELDNIKDHPILFPVVTIIIMEVFINKMRKMKGVRKMILIEEAWKALMKEGFAEYIKYLFKTVRKFFGEAIVVTQEVEDIISSPVVKQAIINNSDCKILLDQSKYQNKFDQIQELLGLTEKEKALVLSVNKANDPARKYKEVFISLGGVLSRVYRTEVSLEEYLAYTTEQKEKVKLMEYAEKFGGDLRKGIAAMAADLRMAS comes from the coding sequence ATGGAACAAGTGTTGGATGAATTATTACCGATTATGGATGTGGAACATGACTGCATCCTGAGTAAAATGGGCGATGTGACGATTGCCTTTAAAGTAGAACTGCCGGAGATATTTACACTTTCGGATCAGGAGTATGAGGCTTTTCACCAGGCATGGGTCAAAGCAATTAAGGTGCTTCCTAAATATAGTGTACTGCATAAGCAGGATTGGTTTCTGACCACAAATTATAAGGCGGATTTTAAAGCTGCTGATAACAGCTTCCTGAGCCGGAGCAGCGAACAGTTTTTCAACGAACGCCCTTACCTCGCCCATGATTGCTACCTGTTTTTAACCAAAAAGCCGGTAAACAGGAAGACTGCTACATCGCTGTTCTCTTCGCTCTTGAAAAAGAGCATCGTTCCTGAGCAGACCTTAAAGCCTCAACAGCTACAGGATTTTATTGGCAGCGCCGGACAGTTTAAACGCATCATGGAGGATTGCGGGTTTGTAAAGCTGACAAGGCTTACACGCAATGAGCTGATGAGCCAGAGTAGAAAAACAGGGGTAATAGAGAAGTATTGCTATCTCTCGGAACGAAATGATAATTTCCTGATCAACGACATCAGGTTCGATGATGGCCTGCAGGTCGGTGACAGGCACTGCGAATTGTACACATTGGGTGATGCTGCCGATCTTCCTGCACTTTGCGGCAGCAGGATCAACTACGACAAGTATTCTACAGACAAAACAAAATTCAGCATCGGCTTTGCTTCAACGCTCGGCCAGTTGTTGCCCTGCAATCACATTCTCAATCAGTATGTGTTCATTGAGGATGCCCAAAAGACTATTCAGAAGCTGGAAAGTAAACGGCTGCGCCTGCAATCGCTTTCTGCCTATAGCCGGGAGAACATGATCTCCCGGGATGCTACCAACGATTTTCTGAACGAGGCCATCAGCCAGCAGCGCCTTCCGGTAAAAGCACATTTCAATGTACTGGTATGGACAGATGACAAGGAAGAATTGAAGGGTTTGAAAAATATGGTTTCATCTGCATTGGCACAGATGGATGCAGTGGCAAAACAGGAAACAATTGGTGCACCGCAGATATTCTGGGCCGGCATACCTGGCAATGCATCCGACTTTCCGATGAACGACACCTTCGACACATTTGCTGAGCAGGCTACCTGTTTTTTTAATTTGGAGACAGCTTACCGTTCTTCTATCAGCCCGGTTGGTATCAGGCTAAGTGACCGCCAGTTTGGTCGCCCGGTGCATGTCGATATTTCCGATGAACCGATGGACAAAGGTATCTGCACGAATAGGAACAAATTCATACTCGGCCCCAGTGGTTCTGGCAAAAGCTTTTTCACCAATCACATGGTGCGCAGCTATTACGAACAGGGAACGCACGTGGTACTTGTTGACGTGGGGCATAGCTATAAAGGGCTATGTGATATGGTTAAAGGGTATTATTTCACCTACACAGAGGACAAACCGATACGGTTCAACCCTTTCTATATAGGAAAAGGCGACAGCCTTGATACAGAGAAAAAAGAAAGTATCAAAACCTTGCTGCTGGCACTGTGGAAAAAAGATGACGAAGCGTTCAGGCGAAGCGAATATGTCGCCTTATCAAATGCGATCACCGGCTATTATCATTTCCTGATCAGAAATGCAGATGTGTTCCCCTGTTTTGACAGCTTTTATGAGTTTCTGCGGGATGCTTATACAAAAGTGCTGGAAGATGACCGGGTAAAGGAAAAGGATTTTGACGTGGATAATTTCCTGTACGTGCTGCGTCCGTACTACAAAGGCGGTGAGTTTGACTATTTGTTGAATGCCACAGAAAATCTGGACCTCCTGCAAGAACGGTTTATTGTATTTGAGCTGGACAATATAAAGGATCATCCGATACTCTTTCCGGTCGTGACCATCATCATCATGGAGGTCTTCATCAACAAAATGCGCAAGATGAAGGGCGTGCGTAAAATGATTTTAATTGAAGAAGCCTGGAAAGCGCTGATGAAGGAAGGTTTCGCTGAATACATTAAATACCTCTTTAAGACCGTGCGCAAGTTCTTTGGAGAAGCCATCGTGGTTACCCAGGAAGTGGAAGATATTATTTCCTCACCGGTTGTAAAGCAGGCCATCATCAACAACAGCGACTGCAAGATCCTGCTTGACCAAAGTAAGTATCAGAATAAGTTCGACCAGATACAGGAATTACTCGGCCTTACTGAAAAAGAGAAAGCGCTGGTACTCTCCGTCAACAAGGCAAATGATCCGGCGAGAAAATACAAGGAAGTATTTATCAGCCTGGGCGGAGTGCTGTCAAGGGTGTACCGCACAGAAGTAAGCCTTGAAGAATACCTGGCTTACACAACTGAGCAGAAAGAGAAGGTTAAGCTGATGGAATACGCTGAAAAATTCGGCGGTGATTTGAGAAAAGGTATTGCTGCTATGGCAGCGGATTTAAGAATGGCAAGCTAA
- a CDS encoding conjugal transfer protein TraI, translating into MKRSIKMTVLVFVASIVLFPTRQAVAQIPVADVIAGAIKRVIKAVDLQIQRQQNKVIWLQNAQKTLENTMSKLKLDEITGWVEKQKTLYQDYYDELWKVKAIIAYYQRIRDIVDKQVRLVREYQRAWGLLRQDDHFNPGEIDYMGKVYSGILSETGKNIDQMMMIVNSFQTQMSDAKRMELINQAADQIDQNYSDLKEFNRQNMLLSLQRAKSANDAAAIRQLYNIQ; encoded by the coding sequence ATGAAACGAAGTATCAAAATGACAGTACTGGTGTTTGTTGCCAGTATTGTCCTGTTTCCAACAAGACAGGCTGTTGCGCAGATACCTGTTGCTGACGTAATCGCAGGAGCCATAAAGCGTGTTATAAAAGCTGTAGACCTGCAGATTCAACGGCAGCAGAATAAAGTGATCTGGCTGCAGAATGCCCAGAAGACACTTGAAAATACCATGTCAAAGCTCAAGCTCGATGAGATCACAGGGTGGGTAGAAAAGCAAAAAACACTCTACCAGGACTATTATGATGAACTTTGGAAGGTCAAGGCGATCATTGCCTACTACCAGCGCATCCGCGACATCGTGGACAAGCAGGTCAGATTGGTTCGGGAATATCAAAGAGCATGGGGTCTGTTACGACAGGATGATCATTTTAATCCTGGCGAGATTGACTACATGGGCAAAGTGTACAGCGGCATACTAAGTGAAACAGGAAAAAACATCGATCAGATGATGATGATCGTTAACTCTTTCCAAACGCAGATGAGCGATGCGAAGCGCATGGAACTGATCAACCAGGCGGCAGACCAGATCGACCAGAACTATAGTGATCTTAAAGAATTTAATCGTCAGAATATGTTGCTTAGCCTGCAACGTGCGAAGTCGGCCAACGACGCTGCGGCCATCCGGCAGCTGTATAATATTCAGTAA
- a CDS encoding TerB family tellurite resistance protein: MKKYAIGVLLFIMAGTVKAQDQEIQQLLLNVEKLAQFKSILADMKKGYEVVSTGYNKVRDISQGNFSLHKTFLDGLLAVSPAVRNYRKVGEIVSYQLKLVSEYHTAFDRFKTDNNFAPDEIAYLGRTYNNLIDQSLKNLNELFNVVTAGKMRMTDDERIAAIDRIHADMQDKLMFLRTFNKSTTVLQMQRLKERNDAQAMRKIHGIN; this comes from the coding sequence ATGAAAAAATATGCAATCGGGGTACTGCTGTTTATAATGGCTGGAACGGTCAAAGCCCAGGATCAGGAAATACAGCAACTGCTGCTCAATGTTGAAAAGCTGGCGCAGTTCAAAAGCATTCTGGCGGATATGAAGAAGGGTTATGAGGTAGTAAGTACCGGCTATAACAAAGTAAGGGATATCAGCCAGGGTAATTTCTCCTTACATAAAACTTTTCTTGACGGGCTGTTAGCGGTGAGTCCTGCAGTCAGGAATTACCGCAAAGTCGGTGAGATTGTTTCCTATCAACTAAAGTTGGTCAGTGAATACCACACAGCATTCGACCGTTTTAAAACAGATAACAATTTCGCCCCTGACGAAATAGCTTACCTGGGCCGGACCTATAATAACCTCATTGACCAAAGCCTCAAGAACCTGAATGAACTTTTCAATGTGGTCACGGCAGGTAAAATGCGTATGACAGATGATGAACGTATCGCAGCTATAGACAGGATACATGCGGATATGCAGGATAAACTCATGTTTCTGCGAACATTCAACAAATCGACGACCGTGCTGCAAATGCAGCGGCTAAAAGAGCGGAACGATGCGCAGGCTATGCGGAAGATACACGGTATAAACTAA
- the traJ gene encoding conjugative transposon protein TraJ, translating into MKQCVRATIIVAVGMLFPLLSKAQSVAGEINSLHGVLDQLYEQMMPKCTKLISVGQGIAGFAAIWYISSRIWRHIANAEPIDFYPLFRPFVLGFAIMIFPQVVAMINGVLKPTVSATAEMVHDSDKAIAVLLQKKEEAIKTTDTWQMYVGENGEGDRDKWYKYTHDGEDPSGEGFFDSIGNDVKFAMSKAYYGFKNSIKEWMSEVLRVLFEAAALCINTLRTFQLIVLAILGPLVFGFAVFDGFQHTLTSWIARYVNIFLWLPVANIFGSIIGTVQELMLQADIAQIQQTGDTFFSSTDVAYLAFLIIGIVGYFTVPSVANFIINAGGMGAFGQKVTSITQSVSTSTSNAAGAVASRAENGAFNMINTPKYVMDGYHSTGNANNEGGYNHNKLSGKS; encoded by the coding sequence ATGAAACAGTGTGTAAGAGCCACAATTATTGTGGCGGTGGGGATGCTTTTTCCTCTATTATCAAAAGCGCAAAGTGTGGCCGGTGAGATCAACAGCCTGCACGGGGTCCTGGACCAGCTATATGAACAGATGATGCCTAAGTGCACAAAATTAATTTCCGTGGGTCAGGGTATTGCAGGCTTTGCCGCCATCTGGTATATCTCCTCACGTATATGGCGGCATATTGCCAATGCTGAACCAATCGACTTTTATCCGTTGTTCAGGCCGTTTGTACTTGGATTCGCTATTATGATCTTTCCACAGGTTGTTGCGATGATCAATGGGGTATTGAAGCCTACCGTGAGTGCGACTGCTGAAATGGTGCATGACAGTGATAAAGCAATTGCTGTCCTGCTGCAAAAAAAAGAAGAGGCGATAAAAACGACCGATACATGGCAAATGTATGTCGGTGAGAACGGCGAAGGTGACCGTGACAAATGGTACAAGTATACTCATGATGGTGAAGATCCTTCCGGTGAGGGCTTTTTTGACAGTATCGGCAACGATGTAAAGTTTGCCATGTCAAAAGCTTATTACGGGTTTAAAAACTCTATTAAGGAATGGATGAGCGAAGTTCTGCGGGTTCTCTTCGAGGCTGCTGCCCTATGCATTAACACGCTGCGAACGTTTCAGCTGATCGTCCTTGCCATCCTTGGTCCGCTCGTCTTCGGATTTGCGGTCTTTGACGGCTTTCAGCATACGCTGACCTCGTGGATTGCACGATACGTAAACATCTTCTTGTGGCTGCCGGTAGCCAATATATTCGGTTCCATTATCGGTACGGTGCAGGAGCTGATGCTGCAGGCCGATATTGCTCAGATACAACAGACCGGTGACACATTCTTCAGTTCAACGGATGTCGCATACCTCGCATTTCTCATCATTGGCATAGTTGGATATTTCACAGTCCCATCGGTTGCCAATTTCATTATCAATGCCGGTGGTATGGGCGCATTCGGGCAAAAGGTGACCAGTATAACCCAAAGTGTTTCTACTTCCACATCCAATGCAGCCGGAGCAGTTGCAAGCAGGGCGGAAAACGGAGCATTCAACATGATCAATACTCCTAAATATGTTATGGATGGCTACCATAGTACAGGTAATGCCAACAACGAAGGCGGATATAACCACAATAAACTATCTGGTAAATCATAA
- the traK gene encoding conjugative transposon protein TraK produces the protein MFSKMKNIDTAFRHVRTFTIAVIACSLLFSCFIAYKSFMLVSETNSKVYILANGKALEAVAADRKDNIPVEARDHVKSFHQHFFTLDPDDKVIKANVTRSLYLADGSAKREYDNLQENGYYSNIISGNISQTITVDSVAVDMKAYPYYFRCFSVQHLVRPTSNVDRSLITEGYLRNVSRSDNNPHGFLIERWKTIDNKDIKIENR, from the coding sequence ATGTTCAGTAAAATGAAAAATATAGATACCGCATTCAGACATGTGCGGACCTTCACTATAGCAGTTATAGCCTGTTCGCTGCTATTCAGTTGCTTTATTGCCTACAAAAGCTTTATGCTGGTCAGTGAAACCAATAGTAAAGTATATATCCTCGCTAATGGCAAAGCCCTGGAAGCTGTAGCAGCAGACCGGAAGGACAATATCCCGGTTGAGGCAAGGGATCACGTCAAGTCATTTCACCAGCATTTCTTCACGCTTGACCCTGATGACAAGGTGATCAAAGCGAATGTTACAAGGTCACTATACCTGGCGGATGGCAGTGCAAAAAGAGAATATGATAATCTACAGGAGAACGGTTATTATTCCAATATCATCTCCGGTAATATCAGCCAGACTATCACGGTTGACAGTGTGGCTGTAGACATGAAAGCTTACCCTTATTACTTCAGGTGCTTTTCAGTACAACACCTTGTCAGACCGACCAGTAACGTTGACAGATCACTTATTACAGAGGGCTACCTGCGCAATGTATCCCGCAGCGATAATAACCCGCACGGGTTCCTGATCGAACGATGGAAGACAATTGACAATAAAGACATCAAAATAGAGAACAGGTAG
- the traM gene encoding conjugative transposon protein TraM: MEKERTPQFLRQRKFLTVLPVLVLPFLTLMFWALGGGKTDATAAPVVKDGLNMELPGAQLDKKEVFDKMSYYDKAASDSAKLQELSKNDPYYRDSAASAHIRSQLMDTGTPVATGSLQRSPLTQDANSSEQMVYKKLDELNRSLNQPPQSTMRNVNPYPTGQPPAVDNKAVDRLEGMMQAMNQNGGEDPELKQLNGMLEKILDVQHPDRVKEKIKAESAANRGKVFAVSTTGNGLPVSNLDSQQDSRSGNSVSGFFGMEQNEQKDTGNVIPATINETQTIVSGATVKLRLSTDIFINGVMIPKNTLVNGTASLNNERLSIEIKSIRYGRYLFPIQLSVYDMDGMTGIYIPGAISGEVARQSADRAVQNMGITTVDPSIEVQAASAGIEAAKTLFSKKMKLIKVTLKEGYRVLLYDEKQKDNY; encoded by the coding sequence ATGGAAAAAGAGAGAACGCCGCAATTCCTGCGGCAAAGGAAGTTCCTGACTGTGCTACCGGTACTCGTGTTACCATTTCTTACGCTGATGTTCTGGGCGCTTGGCGGTGGCAAGACAGATGCAACCGCAGCACCTGTTGTCAAAGATGGCTTGAACATGGAATTACCAGGCGCTCAGTTGGACAAAAAAGAAGTGTTTGACAAGATGAGCTACTACGACAAGGCTGCGTCGGATTCTGCAAAATTGCAGGAACTATCGAAAAACGATCCTTACTACCGGGACTCTGCGGCGTCAGCGCATATCCGGTCTCAGCTAATGGACACAGGTACTCCTGTCGCTACAGGATCGCTTCAGCGATCACCTTTGACGCAGGACGCTAACAGTTCAGAACAGATGGTTTATAAAAAACTGGATGAGCTTAACCGCTCACTGAATCAGCCCCCGCAGTCCACCATGCGCAATGTCAATCCTTACCCGACAGGTCAACCCCCTGCAGTGGACAATAAGGCCGTTGACCGTTTAGAGGGTATGATGCAGGCGATGAACCAGAACGGTGGTGAAGACCCGGAATTAAAGCAACTCAATGGAATGCTGGAAAAGATTCTTGATGTGCAGCACCCGGACCGTGTAAAGGAAAAGATCAAAGCGGAATCAGCAGCCAACCGGGGAAAAGTATTTGCCGTTAGCACTACTGGCAACGGCTTACCGGTCTCCAACTTGGACAGTCAGCAGGATAGCCGGTCGGGAAATTCTGTATCCGGTTTCTTCGGCATGGAGCAAAACGAGCAGAAAGACACAGGTAATGTAATACCTGCCACCATTAATGAAACCCAAACAATTGTTTCCGGCGCTACCGTCAAGCTGCGGCTATCTACTGATATTTTTATTAACGGCGTCATGATTCCAAAGAATACGCTGGTAAATGGTACAGCTTCTTTGAACAATGAGCGCCTGTCCATTGAAATAAAAAGTATTCGTTACGGCCGCTACCTCTTTCCCATCCAGTTATCAGTTTATGACATGGACGGTATGACAGGGATTTATATACCTGGTGCTATCAGCGGCGAAGTAGCGAGGCAATCCGCTGACCGAGCTGTTCAAAATATGGGGATCACCACTGTTGACCCAAGTATAGAAGTACAGGCGGCAAGTGCAGGAATCGAAGCCGCCAAAACATTATTCAGCAAAAAAATGAAACTCATTAAGGTAACGCTCAAGGAAGGTTACCGCGTGCTGCTGTATGATGAGAAGCAGAAGGACAATTATTAA
- the traN gene encoding conjugative transposon protein TraN — protein MKKKSAVWTAVLILFTVVRSIAQPQSVQPYQLAINVVKTTTLVFPSAITSVDKGSRDVLVQKATGVDNVLQIKAGSRNFAETNLTVITNDGKLYTANVRYAETPGSFNYRFSGNETVGVTQAFAYNDSEAAIDRNARVASLLPANLDRQTDDNGIKLLIDGLFISGENLYFRVKLSNTTNINYGVEQLRFFIRDQDKGKRTSTQEIESTPVHVLGDGTSIIGSTEKTLVYVLRKFTIPDQKVFIIQLSEKNGGRNLELQIKNKQLIKAKTL, from the coding sequence ATGAAAAAGAAAAGTGCAGTATGGACAGCGGTGTTAATACTATTCACCGTAGTCCGCAGTATCGCGCAACCTCAATCTGTCCAACCGTACCAGTTGGCCATAAATGTGGTAAAAACAACAACGCTTGTTTTTCCGTCTGCAATCACAAGCGTGGACAAAGGAAGCCGGGATGTTCTGGTACAGAAAGCGACCGGGGTGGATAACGTTCTGCAAATAAAAGCAGGCAGCAGGAACTTCGCGGAAACGAACCTCACTGTTATCACCAATGATGGAAAGTTGTACACAGCTAATGTTCGGTATGCGGAAACCCCAGGTTCGTTTAATTACCGGTTCAGCGGGAACGAGACTGTAGGAGTAACTCAGGCATTTGCTTATAACGATTCGGAAGCCGCCATTGACCGTAATGCCAGGGTAGCAAGTCTATTACCGGCTAACCTTGACAGGCAGACTGACGATAATGGTATCAAGCTGCTGATCGACGGGCTGTTTATCAGTGGCGAAAATCTTTATTTCCGTGTAAAGCTGTCTAACACCACGAATATTAATTATGGGGTGGAACAGTTACGCTTCTTCATCCGCGACCAGGATAAGGGTAAACGAACCTCCACACAGGAAATTGAATCAACGCCTGTTCATGTTTTGGGAGATGGCACAAGTATCATCGGCTCAACCGAAAAGACGCTCGTATATGTGCTCAGGAAATTTACGATACCCGATCAAAAGGTATTTATTATTCAGCTATCCGAGAAAAATGGCGGTCGGAACCTGGAGCTACAGATTAAAAATAAACAACTCATCAAAGCGAAAACGCTGTAA